attacaattttttttgctaGTCCTTTACACAGACAATAGATTTCCATTTACTTTCTGTGGTCCTATACTATTGTACTATTCTTGTATAGATAGATAGAATCGATATTTACATTTTGACAGCtgaaataatattttgaaaacGAAATTGGGAACTGATTTCTGACCATTTGAGCATGACCAGTTATCATGACGCATAATACAAAGGTAAAACCCACTGAATTGAAAAGCGATGGAATTTTAGTTAAATGTGGAGGATTTTCAACACAATTGTCAAAGCACGTGACAGGGAAAATATATGGAGATCCTTTATGGGGATCGCGTTTTGATTATGAGAACCCATCTGCTGTGATACGGACACATTTGGATTTTTTAGAAAGTAAGTATACCGTCCTCTGAATATTGCAACATTATATACCTACTAcgtaatttttatttcttatagGTGGTGCCCAAATCATCTTATCCAATACTTATCAGTCTAGTGTAGATGGTTTCATGAAATACTTACATCTAAGTAGAGAAGAGAGCATTGCATTGATAAGAAGTAGTTGTAAATTAGCAAAGGAGGCCAGGAATATGTATATGAAAAATGTAAAAGAATGCAAAGGCATCTCAGAACCTGTACTGGTGCTAGGCTCTGTTGGTCCTTATGGGGCAACGCTTCACAATGGATCCGAATATGACGGATCATACGCTACTAAGATGACAAGacatgaaatacaaaatttccatcgTCCCCGTATTGATGCTTTGGTAGCTGAAGGAGTAGATGGATTAGCCGTGGAAACTATACCATGTCTAATGGAAGCCGAAGCAATTACAGAAATGTTACTAAGGCAATATCCGGAAGTAAAATTTTGGGTTTCTTTTCAGTGCAAAGATGATTTACATTTGGCAAATGGGGAAACATTTGCAAATGCTGCTCTGAGCATTTGGAATATggtcaaaaaaaataataaatataaccCCAAGGAAAAGATTTTCGGAATTGGAGTTAATTGTGTTAATCCCAAggtaatttgtttatttttagtaGTCCAAGTAGTGCTTCAATGCACAAACGAACTTCACAGGTTCAATTGTTATTTCTGTACTTTTGTATCCtgcacatttttttgttttattgcatAGTTTTAACCTAGCGTACAAAGAAtttttcggaggccaccgtagcccagaggttagcatgtacacCTATGACCCTGaaagcttgggttcgaatcctggcgagaacatcagaaaaaaattttcagcgtcgGTTATCGCCTCCTATGACACTGATTGACTCATACTTTCCCACATATCAAATATCAACTAAATCAGAGGAATAGGCATAAAATGACTAATTTTGTATA
The Stomoxys calcitrans chromosome 3, idStoCalc2.1, whole genome shotgun sequence genome window above contains:
- the LOC106090350 gene encoding uncharacterized protein LOC106090350 → MTHNTKVKPTELKSDGILVKCGGFSTQLSKHVTGKIYGDPLWGSRFDYENPSAVIRTHLDFLESGAQIILSNTYQSSVDGFMKYLHLSREESIALIRSSCKLAKEARNMYMKNVKECKGISEPVLVLGSVGPYGATLHNGSEYDGSYATKMTRHEIQNFHRPRIDALVAEGVDGLAVETIPCLMEAEAITEMLLRQYPEVKFWVSFQCKDDLHLANGETFANAALSIWNMVKKNNKYNPKEKIFGIGVNCVNPKFVANLFKSLHRNETDLPPLVVYSNRGEIFDSKKGWTGAENCIPIEAFVPEWIGLGASIIGGCCRVYPEDISRIRKCVNSYTSETN